The Sphingobium aromaticiconvertens genome has a segment encoding these proteins:
- a CDS encoding FAD-dependent oxidoreductase, giving the protein MSRDFDVIIIGSGAAGMSAAIEARLAGATVMVVEADGHLGGATRNSTGVVYACNTSTQKEKGISDSADATYAYIMTLNQHAIRPDLIRYYCDESAAMLEWLKDKGVEFPANMLVHSDITETQRGHTSSTFGLGIADALINRAGALGVETALGTRVDGLIVEDGKVVGITADGTNLRAPSVIIATGGFGNSPDMLKKWYPTAAYHGDRTWAVHRDAPFILGDGITLGESVGAQITGHDTGLLNPTPCFDSRYVEAFLPPWVIAVNKEGKRFMAEWDSYAVTGYLMNEQTDKRCWAIFDHPTMVANGDDLSYADPYNSGLATSSWEEITITREVEKGVAFRADSIAEVAKLAGLDAQAVEETVRIYNRDTQAHGEDRLFHKDGNGHPLTPIQTAPFYAVEVRAAIIGFTAAGLDINLDCEVLDTKGRVIEGLYGAGEVLGCFHGKRYAGGGTSIGSSVVFGRRAGTLAAQHALSEAVPA; this is encoded by the coding sequence ATGTCCCGCGACTTTGACGTTATCATCATCGGTTCCGGCGCAGCGGGCATGTCCGCCGCCATCGAGGCGCGACTTGCGGGTGCCACCGTCATGGTGGTGGAGGCCGACGGCCATCTGGGCGGCGCCACCCGCAACTCGACCGGCGTCGTCTATGCCTGCAACACCAGCACGCAGAAGGAAAAGGGCATCAGCGACAGCGCCGACGCCACCTACGCCTATATCATGACGCTGAACCAGCATGCGATCCGCCCAGACCTCATCCGCTATTATTGCGATGAAAGCGCGGCGATGCTGGAATGGCTAAAGGACAAGGGCGTCGAATTTCCGGCCAATATGCTGGTCCATTCCGACATCACGGAGACGCAGCGGGGCCACACCTCCAGCACCTTCGGCCTGGGTATTGCCGATGCGCTCATCAACCGGGCGGGCGCGCTTGGCGTGGAAACCGCGCTCGGAACCCGCGTCGATGGCCTGATCGTGGAGGATGGCAAGGTCGTGGGCATCACCGCCGACGGCACGAACCTGCGCGCACCCAGCGTCATCATCGCCACCGGCGGCTTCGGCAACAGCCCGGACATGCTGAAAAAATGGTATCCTACCGCCGCCTATCATGGTGACCGGACCTGGGCGGTCCATCGCGACGCCCCCTTCATCCTGGGCGACGGCATCACGCTTGGGGAATCGGTCGGCGCGCAGATCACCGGCCACGACACCGGTCTGCTCAACCCCACCCCCTGTTTCGACAGCCGCTATGTCGAGGCTTTCCTGCCGCCCTGGGTCATCGCGGTGAACAAGGAAGGCAAGCGCTTCATGGCTGAATGGGACAGCTATGCCGTGACCGGCTACCTCATGAACGAACAGACCGACAAGCGCTGCTGGGCGATCTTCGACCATCCCACCATGGTCGCCAATGGCGACGACCTCTCCTATGCCGATCCCTATAATAGTGGGCTTGCGACATCGAGCTGGGAAGAGATCACCATCACCCGCGAAGTCGAGAAGGGCGTCGCCTTCCGCGCCGACAGCATCGCAGAGGTCGCGAAACTCGCGGGCCTCGATGCGCAAGCGGTCGAGGAAACCGTCCGCATCTATAATCGCGATACGCAAGCGCATGGCGAGGATCGCCTGTTTCACAAGGACGGCAACGGCCATCCGCTCACCCCGATCCAGACCGCCCCCTTCTACGCCGTCGAAGTGCGCGCCGCGATCATCGGCTTCACCGCTGCGGGTCTCGACATCAATCTCGACTGCGAAGTGCTGGATACCAAGGGCCGGGTAATCGAGGGGCTTTATGGCGCGGGCGAAGTGCTCGGCTGCTTCCATGGCAAGCGCTATGCGGGCGGCGGCACTAGCATCGGCAGTTCGGTCGTCTTCGGCCGCCGCGCCGGCACCCTCGCCGCGCAACATGCGCTCAGCGAGGCAGTTCCGGCCTGA
- a CDS encoding enoyl-CoA hydratase/isomerase family protein — protein MNFDHYSLLTFARDGRVLTITMNRPEMLNAVSHELHGEMARVFFDAADDPDSDVIVLTGAGQAFSAGGDFKWLEQQAKGNRVPFVHEAKSMRRIVMGLLDCPKPVIAKVNGDAMGFGASIALLCDIVIAADHARFADPHVRLGLVAGDGGALIWPQLIGFTKAKHYLLTGDAIGAVEAERCNLITFAIPADELDGYVDKYTQKLARGAQTAIRYTKSVTNIALRQLFSSVFEAGVAYEGLATYTADFGEAVHAVLEKRRPQFTGK, from the coding sequence ATGAATTTCGACCATTATTCGCTGCTGACCTTCGCCCGCGACGGGCGGGTGCTGACCATCACCATGAACCGGCCGGAGATGCTGAACGCGGTCAGCCATGAGCTACACGGAGAAATGGCGCGGGTTTTCTTCGACGCTGCGGACGACCCCGACAGCGACGTCATCGTCCTGACCGGTGCGGGCCAAGCCTTCTCCGCCGGCGGCGATTTTAAATGGCTGGAACAGCAGGCGAAGGGCAACCGCGTCCCCTTCGTCCATGAAGCCAAATCCATGCGCCGCATCGTCATGGGCCTGCTCGATTGCCCCAAGCCGGTGATCGCCAAGGTCAATGGCGACGCGATGGGCTTCGGCGCATCCATCGCCCTCCTCTGCGACATCGTGATCGCCGCCGATCACGCCCGCTTCGCCGATCCGCATGTACGGCTGGGGCTGGTGGCGGGCGATGGCGGCGCGCTCATCTGGCCGCAATTGATCGGCTTTACCAAGGCCAAACATTATCTGCTGACCGGCGATGCCATCGGCGCGGTCGAGGCGGAGCGCTGCAACCTCATCACCTTCGCCATCCCCGCCGACGAGCTGGATGGCTATGTCGACAAATATACGCAAAAGCTAGCGCGTGGCGCGCAGACGGCGATCCGCTACACCAAGTCCGTCACCAACATCGCCCTGCGCCAGTTGTTCAGTTCGGTGTTCGAGGCGGGTGTCGCCTATGAAGGGCTGGCCACCTACACCGCCGACTTTGGCGAAGCGGTCCACGCCGTGCTGGAAAAACGCCGCCCCCAATTCACCGGGAAATAG
- a CDS encoding nuclear transport factor 2 family protein has product MMMDEGLEARLRLALDRQEIEHVLKLYCRAIDRCDLELLRTIYHPDGTDDHGAFSGNAMEFAEMIIPSLRDGILDGMHSVTHSTIDVEGDFATSESYYWACQRAPGGEEMVTGFFGPDYAARAKADGTIDSCHDYYCGGRYIDLFERRDGQWKILRRKITNEWNDIRPSTRITDAGHVAHYNLPGRRDRQDPVYLNTIPGHA; this is encoded by the coding sequence ATGATGATGGACGAGGGTCTTGAAGCAAGGTTGCGCCTGGCGCTCGATCGGCAGGAAATCGAGCATGTGCTCAAACTTTATTGTCGTGCGATCGACCGCTGCGACCTGGAATTGCTGCGCACCATCTACCACCCCGATGGCACCGACGATCATGGCGCCTTCTCGGGCAATGCGATGGAATTTGCCGAAATGATCATTCCGTCGCTGCGGGACGGCATCCTCGATGGCATGCACAGCGTCACCCATTCCACCATCGACGTGGAGGGCGATTTCGCGACATCTGAGTCCTATTACTGGGCCTGTCAACGCGCGCCGGGCGGCGAAGAAATGGTAACGGGTTTCTTCGGCCCCGATTATGCCGCCCGCGCCAAAGCCGATGGCACCATTGATAGCTGTCACGATTATTATTGCGGCGGCCGCTATATCGACCTGTTCGAGCGGCGCGACGGCCAGTGGAAGATCCTGCGCCGCAAGATCACCAATGAATGGAACGACATCCGCCCCAGCACGCGCATCACCGATGCGGGCCATGTCGCCCATTACAACCTGCCCGGCCGCCGCGACCGGCAGGACCCCGTTTATCTGAACACCATCCCCGGCCACGCCTGA